The nucleotide sequence acatgcctatagtcccagctactccggaggctgaggcagaaggaccgtTTGAGACCAGatgtttgagattgctgtgagctaggctgatgccacggcactctagctggggcaacagagtgagactctgtttaaaaaaataaaaaaatccaagatGCAGACATAAAAGTAGGTCTGTGTTTCATGGGCAACACCTAACATgctccatttaaaatatattaaattttgcctcagggtggtggctcatgcctgtgatcctagctacttgggaggctgaagcaggaggatggcttgaaacccaggagttcgagactgtaGTGAAACATGATTATGCCATTGCAAcccagcctggtcaacaaagcaagacccttctctaaaaatatatatatatattttaattttggacaTAAGAAGTTATCACACAATCTAGGGCAAACTCCCTTTATGATATTCCATCCCTAAACTTAATCCTGAGACCACCACATATGCACCATTTCTTACTGTATATGAGAACTAATATACACAGAAACTGAAATCTAACGCTGGAAAAGACcttaaagataatttaatgaCAGACTGTCTTATAGACAAGCAACCTGAGGTTTGGAGAGGTTAAGAGAGACTTTCAAGGTTACAGAGATGGGGCAATGCCAGGAATAATACTCAACCCAAAGTTCTTGCTGCACACCACATTTCTGGGTTCGTTTGTTTCAAGGTTTTACCTGTACTTGCTTCAGACTAACAATTTTTAGTGCATATCATgttcacaaaataaatttaactattgATCAGAGCTTAAATTCATCCTactaattttacaaatgaagaaagtgaggctaAAATGGCAAACATTTAGGAGAAAAGGTAGCATTTTTCATTATAAGCAGATAAGCACATAAAGTGTTTCGTTAGTACACTTTGGTTATCAACTCAGTGttaagactttattaaaattttcctcaAAGTATAAAGTGACAATCATTTCTGTGATAAATGGGATACAATTTATCAAAAAAGTTAGAGAAGCTGTCTTGGCTCAATGCATGGGCTTTGCTAGAAAAGGTTGGGTCAGCTTATTTGACGTCAGCTGCTATAGCTGAGGCTTCATGAAGAGACATGGAGAGTACAGTCCCTTTCCTATGAAGTACAAAAGGATATTACCAAGGAATGTTACTACctaatttttctctatcattattattatttcaactaCACACTTTTGAAAAGTGATTTTCCAACTCTGCTTATCATTGGCAGCAGGGCGCAGGGAGGGGTATCCCTTATAGTATTCTCAtttaatggaaggaaagaaatctaAACAATTCATGCAAATTTGCggttttccaaaaaaaaaaaaaaaaccaaacacgtTGAAATCCAGCCTCTATCAGTGGAAACCATGTGTAAATTCTCCTCACACGCGCCCCAACCCTGAGAGCAGGGCCGCGTGGAAACGCCCCTCCGGGAGTCCAGCGCTTTCCCCCGGCGGCTGACGGGTGATGCCCAGGGGCTCGAAGCGGCCCGGCCAAGTCCCCGGGCTGTGCGaccgccgcgccgccgcccgggCCTGCAGGGCTCGCGCTCCGGGGTCAGGCCGAGGACGCGGGCTGGCGGGGGgacggggccggggccggggctgggcccgGCCGGGAGCGGGGCGGCGCCCGGGGGGACCGGGCGTGCCCACGTgaccgccccgcccgccgcctgcggccgccgcgccccgccgcctCGCTCGGGCTGCAGCTGCCGGCGTGCCCCGCACTAGCCGCTGCtcgcccctccctctcctccctctcctcctcccagtgCCACAGAGCCGGAGCTCGAGTCGCCGCCGCAGCCACCGCCGCGGACACTATGGTAAGGCGGGCGCGCCGACCGGGAGGCCGGGGCGCGACGAGGAAAGACCCCTGCGCGGCCCTGGGAGTGAGGCCGCCATTTTAACCTGATTTTGGCCTCCGAGGTGGGCGCTTCTACGCTGCGGCCCCGCTGCTCTGTTATGCGACCGGCCTGCCCTCCCGCCTCAGGCCCGGCCCTGCCGCTCTTGGGGattcctgggggctgggggagccccgGGACCGGGGCGGGTCGGGGTCGGGGCCGGGGCCAGGCGGCCGGGGGCGCGGCAGGGTCCGCCAAGTGCAGCCGTGCGCGCGCCGCGTTCGCCCTTCGCTTCCTGATTTTACTTAACACGCGCTCTAAAATCGATACGTGCTCTGAAGGCTTTGGCTCAGGGTCTGGAGGGCCTATAATACAACCCTTACGGGGAGATTCAGAAGGTGggaaaactctttttaaaatgcttcctCGGGGTAAAAAGCTTTTACACGCGACCGGTTAGTTTTGAAGCGTCTGCATTTGGGCTCTGGGGCGATTATGTTGTAGCCGTGGGCGGTTTGGAGTTTACACTCGATTCTCTTTCCTTATGAGGAAACGTCAGTGGCTGGgatgactttaaagaaaaaaatagtagaagCATTAACTGAAATccaaaagtgtttttttaagGCCCGCAGAGTTGACACAATACAGAAGGTATTTTTGCTGCTGCTCCTGAAGCTCTGACATCACCCAGTGAAATAGGAAACATTTCAGGGATGGGACAACTTGTATTTGTCCCTTTCGCTCTACCTTTTCCATTCGCTACTACGTCCAAACCTCTTTAAGAAGGATGAATGACAGGATGAGTTAGAATCTTTCGGTGTATCatacactgatttttaaaatgtgacaaatCTGATTGTATTCCTTGCGTGGTACGGTGCAATTTTTGATGTTCAGTGAATCCTCTATAAGCAAACAGTAATTTTGATTAAAACCAAAATATGTGTTCTGAGTTActgttctttgtttattttcaggcTTCTGGAGTTACAGTGAATGATGAAGTCATCAAAGTTTTTAATGATATGAAAGTAAGGAAATCTTCTACACAAGAGgagatcaaaaaaagaaagaaggcagttCTCTTCTGTTTAAGCGAtgacaaaagacaaataattGTAGAGGAAGCAAAGCAGATCTTGGTGGGTGACATTGGTGATACTGTAGAGGACCCCTACACATCTTTTGTGAAGTTGCTACCTCTGAATGATTGCCGATATGCTTTGTACGATGCCACATACGAAACAAAAGAGTCTAAGAAAGAAGACCTAGTATTTATATTCTGGtgtgtaaaaacaaaagaaaaaagtacttttaaaatgcaaggattattattatcataGTCAGTCttacctttgtttttcttataaatggGATTCaacaattgttttttgtttttttttttttcctgtagggCTCCTGAAAGTGCGCCTTTAAAAAGCAAGATGATTTATGCTAGCTCTAAAGAtgccattaaaaagaaatttacaggTACAAACATTGACTATTTTGTGCAGAGAAATTACTCTTTCTTGATAATAGTGTAGTGGgttaatgtttttacttttcttttaggtATTAAACATGAGTGGCAAGTAAATGGCTTGGATGATATTAAGGACCGTTCGACACTTGGAGAGAAATTGGGAGGCAATGTAGTAGTTTCACTTGAAGGAAAGCCATTATAAAATGACAGTCAAGTGCCATCTGGATCTTAAGGAGCTTCCATTTCTCCAGCTCAGTCCTCGGAATAGTATtaggttttgtgggtttttttgttttgttttattccccTTTCCACTGGGCCCTTCCAACACAATGAATGAAGGAGATACCATTCATTTAAGCAGCCTATCAGTGATTGCCATTAGACTGTTTAATACTGTTACTTTTATGTAGAGCCTAAGGAATGCCTTCTTGTTATATTTTAGCCAAAACCCCTACAGCAAGCACTACAATGAATGTGTTTGTCAATGTGAATAGCTTAGAATACTGCAAAGGGTAAGCTAATTGAATGCCTTGAAAGTATTATCCACTGGTCAGATGGTAAACttttttcagtattatttaaaGTTCCACTTGATTGCAGTCTGAGGCTCGAGCATTGATACACCTCACCTGCCTTGGCAAGGCTATATTTGTGACATGGCAGCACGGATATAACACTATGCATTAAAAGCACTTTTTTGTAACAAGTTTAATCTTCCAAAAGGAATGCCAATTAAGTTTCGTTAACTGTGTCATCAATTTATCCTAGTACCTCAGTGTTCATTCCTGTTACCTGCATATCTTAAAAGAAATAGCTGTTATTAatgcctttttgttttctgttgtgtgTACACTACTGAGTAAGTATAGGAGTTTTATGTTTACCATGTGAA is from Microcebus murinus isolate Inina chromosome 6, M.murinus_Inina_mat1.0, whole genome shotgun sequence and encodes:
- the CFL2 gene encoding cofilin-2 isoform X2 — its product is MKVRKSSTQEEIKKRKKAVLFCLSDDKRQIIVEEAKQILVGDIGDTVEDPYTSFVKLLPLNDCRYALYDATYETKESKKEDLVFIFWAPESAPLKSKMIYASSKDAIKKKFTGIKHEWQVNGLDDIKDRSTLGEKLGGNVVVSLEGKPL
- the CFL2 gene encoding cofilin-2 isoform X1; the protein is MASGVTVNDEVIKVFNDMKVRKSSTQEEIKKRKKAVLFCLSDDKRQIIVEEAKQILVGDIGDTVEDPYTSFVKLLPLNDCRYALYDATYETKESKKEDLVFIFWAPESAPLKSKMIYASSKDAIKKKFTGIKHEWQVNGLDDIKDRSTLGEKLGGNVVVSLEGKPL